AGCTTTGAGTTAATTCCCTTAACTACTCGGCAGTTTTCTAGCTTATTGTTGGCAAGGGAAATGAATAGAACAGCTTCTTTACCCTTTATATCTGGGGTAGCTTTGAGTGATTTTAAAATTTTGCTTTGCACCAAATTGGAAACGCGGTTGAAATAAATCTCGCTATCATCCATAGGTTCTGATGAGCTAACGAAATGTACAATTTCAGGTCGGCTATTTTCCGAAGATTGCGAGAATGCAGCGCATTGCAGAATGAGAACAAAGGTAAGTGCCAGAGGGTATTTTGGAGTCGGGGTTGACATGGATAAGAGCTTTGTGTAAAATTCTTACACAAGCCCTTATCTTACAATGCCATAACTCAGTAAGTTGGTTGATTTATCTTTTGCGCAGTAGGGCAATGTTTTCTACGTGATGGGTATGCGGAAACATATCCACCGGCTGAATTTTTTCCACAATAAATTTTTCGCGCATTAGGTCTAGGTCTCTAGCTTGGGTGGCTGGGTTACAGCTCACATAAACCACTTTTTCTGGCGCAAGTCGATTTATCAAATCCACAACATCCTGATGCATTCCCGCTCTTGGTGGATCGGTGATAATAACATCTGGAGTTCCGTTTGTTTTTACGAACTCATCGGTAAATACGTCCTTCATATCTCCTGCAAAGAAGGAGCAGTTGGTGATTTTATTGTCTGCCGCATTAAGTTTTGCATCTTCAATTGCGGTTTCCACATATTCTATTCCAACCACTTTTTTGGCCAAATCTGAGACATAGCACGCTATAGTACCCGTTCCCGTGTACAAATCGTATACGGTCTCGTTTCCTTCTAAACTTGCAAGTTCCTTGGTTAATGCATAAAGCTTTTCAGCTTGTTCGCTGTTGGTTTGGAAAAAGCTTTTTGGACGTATTCTAAATTTTAACTCACCCAGCTTTTCTGAGATGTATTCAGATCCCGACCAATTTTCTATTTCAAGGTCATACAAGCTATCGTTGCGCTTGTTATTTATGGAGTAATTAAGCGAGGTTATTTGTGGGAAGTTGGTCTTAAGTCCTTCCATTATTATTTCTATATGCTCCTTTTGAGGCTCTTTAAAGGCTACCAAAACCATCCACTCACCTAAGCTAGAGTTTCTAATCATCACCGTGCGCAATACGCCCGTTTGATTTCTTAAGTTGAAAAAGGGAATGTTATTTTCTTTGGCTAGCTTATATACAGTAGATCTGATGTCGTTAGAAAGATTGTGTTGTAAATGACATTTATCTACATGGAAAACTCTATCGAATCTTCCAGGCATATGGTATCCTAGTGCATCGCGATCAATTTCTTCACCAGATTTTACTTGCTCGTCGGTTAACCACTTTGAGTCGGACGCAGTAAATTCTAGTTTATTTCTGTATTCGCTTGTTTTATCTGCACCAACAATAGGAAGAAATTCTTGGTATTCAATTTTACCAATGCGATCCATAGCGTCTCGCACTTGTTGTTCTTTGAATTCAAGCTGGTAGTCGTAGCTTACATGTTGCCATTTACACCCACCACATAATCCGTAATGATCACAAATGGGGTCTACGCGTTGCTCCGATTTTTCGTGTAACGCTACTATGGTTCCTTCCATAAAGCGTTTATGCGACTTCTTAACTTGAAGTGTCGCCAAATCCCCAGGCGCACCAAATGGAACAAAAACTACTTTCTCGTCGATATGAGCAATAGCCTTTCCTTCCGCTCCAGCTCTCTCAATCCTAACGTTTTCAACCGTTTTGATTTCCCTTCTTTTTCTTCCCATTCGGCAAAAGTAGGTTTTTTAGGAGTTAAAGGGATGATGGGATGAAGGATGAATTGATGAACGATGAATGGATGAATGGATGAAGAGATGAAGGGGAATGGTTAGTGGTTAGTGGTCAATGGTTAGTGGTCAATGGTTGGTGGTCAATAGTTAGGGGTGAA
The window above is part of the Luteibaculum oceani genome. Proteins encoded here:
- the rlmD gene encoding 23S rRNA (uracil(1939)-C(5))-methyltransferase RlmD — encoded protein: MGRKRREIKTVENVRIERAGAEGKAIAHIDEKVVFVPFGAPGDLATLQVKKSHKRFMEGTIVALHEKSEQRVDPICDHYGLCGGCKWQHVSYDYQLEFKEQQVRDAMDRIGKIEYQEFLPIVGADKTSEYRNKLEFTASDSKWLTDEQVKSGEEIDRDALGYHMPGRFDRVFHVDKCHLQHNLSNDIRSTVYKLAKENNIPFFNLRNQTGVLRTVMIRNSSLGEWMVLVAFKEPQKEHIEIIMEGLKTNFPQITSLNYSINNKRNDSLYDLEIENWSGSEYISEKLGELKFRIRPKSFFQTNSEQAEKLYALTKELASLEGNETVYDLYTGTGTIACYVSDLAKKVVGIEYVETAIEDAKLNAADNKITNCSFFAGDMKDVFTDEFVKTNGTPDVIITDPPRAGMHQDVVDLINRLAPEKVVYVSCNPATQARDLDLMREKFIVEKIQPVDMFPHTHHVENIALLRKR